The genomic window CCAGGTCCCGACCGTCGCCTGACCTCACCTGCCAACAGCAGCATCACTCTGAGAGGCGTGGACCGAGAGGTCCACGCCCTTCAGTCGTGCTGGTGTTCGGGATATGCCAGCTCCTCGCGAATGACTCGCCTGGAAAACTCCGATGGGTAGCCCTTGCGCGCCGCCTGGTCGCTCTACTGATCGGGCAGCGACCGGACCTGGGCGTAGGCTGGCGGATTGATGCGCGGTGGAACGTTACTCGCGGGGAGGAATGAGAGCCACGCTGTGTCAGCTGCAGGGTCTCCGGGTACTCCGCCACAGGTTCGCCCTATCGTCCGTTGCCTCCGACCCGTCGAGCGCCGCGGACGAGGAGCACCATCCCGACTAGCGCGGCCAGCGGACCGAGCACCGCCCACAGTGTCACTCCGGTCATGGGACTGCCCCCGATCCACCCCAGACCCTGGCCCGTCCAGAGCAAGCCGATGAGCACCAGAACGGCACCGGGCAGTAATGTCAGCGACCGCCTCATCCTCGCAGACTACTGCTGTCCCCACTCCCCGCCCGGGAGTGCCCGCACGGACGGTCGCCCCAGCCTCGAAATCGGCGGCGGCCAGAGGCGCCAGCCCGAACGCCGGCGATGTGGCGCACCCGTGGCGGCGGAAGGGCGCGTGGCTGAAGAGTGCGTGCGGCGGGCTGTAGGGGCTCTCACACGTGGAGTCGTTCGGCACGCTGACCGGTGATGCTGGCGATGAGGTCGAACTCCTTGTCCAGGTGAAGCACGCTGAGTCCGGCCAGTTCTGCGGCAGCGGCGATGAAAAGGTCCGGGATCGAGGGTGCTCGGCGCAAGCCCCTCCCGGCCAGGAGGAGCTGCACTTGAAGTGCCCGGTCCTCGATCGTGGGAGTCAGGTACTCCACCGGCATTGCCGCCACTGGAAGGGCGGCAAACAACGACCGGGCGTCATCCTCGTTCCGTGCGGAGTAGCCGATCTCCAGCCTGGTGACGTTAGTGACGCGCACCAGGCCTCGGTGGATCCGACCTGCCCACTCCTGGGCATCGGGACTGTCGGCCAGGCGCACCAGTGCCAACTTGTCAATGA from Ornithinimicrobium cryptoxanthini includes these protein-coding regions:
- a CDS encoding PIN domain nuclease, with the translated sequence MAVSEWLIDKLALVRLADSPDAQEWAGRIHRGLVRVTNVTRLEIGYSARNEDDARSLFAALPVAAMPVEYLTPTIEDRALQVQLLLAGRGLRRAPSIPDLFIAAAAELAGLSVLHLDKEFDLIASITGQRAERLHV